The sequence below is a genomic window from Serratia nevei.
CGATAGCGGGGCCGGAACCACGATCGAAAATAACCGTGACATGCAAAAGAATATCAATATCGCGCTGGGGTTCTCTGGGGCGAACTCGGAAACCGCCGTTTGGCATTTCATGATTGGCCCGCCCGTCCACCATTTTGTGGTGATCCCCTGGTACCAGCATACGGCGCCGCACGGACGGGTTTACACCGTATTTATGGCCTACGAGAACCGGTATTCGGTTGGCGGCTATGTTCAACATACGCCGCCGGCGCCTTCTGCGGTGAAAGGCTACCGTACCGTCTGGAGCGTGACCGACCTGGGGCAGATGTTTAGCGATTTGTTGACCAGCGCCACGGCGTGGCAAACCTATTTCGGTGCGGTGGGCGCAGCGCAGGCCAATAAAATAACCTATTGGAAATATAAGGTAACGTCTTTAGATTCCGCCGTGGCCAACGTCAATAAATACCGCTAATCCCATCCGGCGGGCAAGCTATGCACAATAAGGCATTCGTCTTGCGCCCGGCGCGGTGCTATTTATTTAAACCGTGTAGGGTAGAAGGAGTGTTCTATGTGGCATCACCGCCTGCAACGGCGCATCCGTTTCAGCTACTGGAACGAACTGTGCGTCGCAAAAAAATAAGGGAAGGCGCAAGCCTTCCCTTTTGTCATTCACCGTTCAGATCAGAAACGGTCGGTTTTTACCACGTCGTCGAACGGCAGTTTGCCGATGCGCGGATAAGGTTGCCCCGCCGCCTTACCGATGGCGACCATCAGCGCGATCTGATAGTGCGCCGGTTTGTTGATGATTTCGCCCACGGCGTCGAAATCAAACCCGTCCATCGGGCAAGAGTCGTAGCCCTGCGCCTTGGCCGCCAGCATCAGCGTCTGGGCGAAGATCCCGCTGCTGCGCATCACTTCGTCGCGCTGCACCTGTGGCTTACCGCGATAATACTGATCGACGGCCGGGATCATGAACTGCTGTACCGGCTCCGCCGCCTCGGCCCAAACGTTTTTTACCTGTGACTCCCAGCTCGACAGATCGCCGCACAGCACGACCAGCATCGATGCGTCGGTCACCTGCGCCTGCCCCCACGCCGCCTCGCGAATTTTCTCGCGCTGAGCGCGATCTTCGATCAGCAGCGGGCGCCAGTGCTGCAGGTTAAAAGCGCTGGGTGCGCCCTGCAGCGCGATAGTCAGCAACGCTTTTTTCTCTTCGAGCGTCATCACGTGCTGCGTATCGAACTGCTTGGTGGCGCGGCGCTGGCGGATTGCGTCTAACGTATTCATTTTACTGCCTCTGTCCATGTGAAAGGCCCTATTGTCGCCAACGCGGCGCGCCTGTCCAGCCCTCGGCGGCTATTTCTGCGCGGTTTCGGTGCGCAGGCGGCCGACCTGCGCCGCCAGATCGGGCCACGGCGCCTGACCGGCGTAGTGCTGCCGCAGGTAGTTGAGCAGGATGGCGATCTGCACGTCATCCAGGTTATGGCGGAAGCCCGGCATATAGCCCAGTTCGGCGTTCGCCGGCCGCTGTATGCCATCCAGCACCACGCGAATGGCGTTGTCCGGCGCCTCGGCAAACAGGTTGGTGTTCAGCGCCAGAGACGGCCGCACTCCTGCCATCTGCGCGCCTTTTTCCTGCGCATGGCAAGCCATGCAGGCGCCGGAAAACAGCCGCGCGCCTTGCGAGCTCAGGGGCTCCACCTGCCGTTCCGCCTGAGCATTCAACGCGGCCGCCGTCGCGCTCGCCGCCGTTTCAGGATGATAGCTGCGCAGATAGACGGCGATCGCCTGCAGATCGGCCTGCGGCAAGCGGGACAACCCTTCTTCGATCACCGGCGCCATCGGGCCGGCGGCCACGCCGTGGTTGGCCGAGTAGCCGGTACGCATAAAATCGACCAGATCCTGCTGCGTCCAATCGAGCGGCGCAGGCGAGCGGCCGGTCAACGCCGGCGCCGTCCAGCCTTCCGCCACGCCGCCGGCCAGGTGGTCGCTACCGGTTTTCTCGCCGAACAGCACGTTGCGCGGCGAGTGGCAGGCGCTACAGTGCCCCAGCCCTTCGGCCAGATAAGCGCCGCGGTTCCAGGCGGCGCTTTGGGCCGGGTCTTCCTGCATCGCGCCCGGCGTCAGGAACAGCAGGTTCCAGGCGAAGATGCCCTGGCGGATATTGAACGGAAAGTGCAGCTCGGTGGCCGGCGGCCGGGAGTTGACCGGCGGCTGCGACATCAGGTAGGCGTACAGCGCCTGCAGATCGTCGTCGCGGGTGCGGGTAAAAGCGGTATAGGGAAACGCCGGGTAAAGGTAGCGGCCCTGGCGATCGACGCCGTGGCGCATGGCACGTTCAAACGCCGCGTAGCTCCAGCTGCCGATGCCGGTTTCTACGTCCGGCGTGATGTTGGTGGTGTAAATGGTGCCGAAGGGGATCTCCATCGCTAACCCGCCGGCGTTGCGCTCACCGCCCGAACGGGTGTGGCACACCGCGCAATCGCCGAGATCGGCCAGCGTTTTGCCGCGCGCGATCTGCGCCTCGCTGAAACTGTGCGTCGCATCGGCGGCGAGCGGCGCGATTTCCGGTTGCCAGCTGGCGACAACGCCGGCCACCACAACGGCGATCGCCGTGAAGCCACCCCACCCGACGATTTTTTTCATCTTACTCATCTTTGCTGTCCTTGTTCGTTACGGGGGGTTAATGGCCGGCCTGAACGCGCAGCGCGGCGAGCACCCGCGCCGGCGTAAACGGCACCTCGCGCAGCCGCACGCCGAGCGCGTCAAACAGCGCGTTGCCGATCGCCGCGGCACTCGGCACCGAGGCGGATTCTCCGGCGCCCATCGGCGCTTCCTCCGGACGGTCGATCAGCTGGATATCGATCTGCGGCAGTTCGTCGAAGCGCAGGATCGGGTAGCCGCCCCAGTCCAATGACGTCACCCCCGTCTCGTTGAAGGTCACAAACTCTTTCAGCACCCGGCTGGCGGACTGGATAATGTTGCCGTGCACCTGATGGCGCACCCCGGCCGGGTTGATCATGCGGCCGCAGTCATGCGCCACGAAGATTTTATCGAGCGTGATCTGCCCGGAGCGGCGGTTGACGCTGAGATCGCACACCCAGGCCGCCCAGGCGGCGCCGAAGCCGGGGAACTTGCTGTGGAAATAGCGCGCGTAGGCGAAGCCCCGGCCGCTCACCACTTCGGCGCCGGCGGCGCGCGCCCGGTGCGCCGGGCCGTCTTGCCAGTTCGCCTGCCGTTTCAGGGCTTCAATCAAGGC
It includes:
- a CDS encoding nitroreductase family protein; the protein is MNTLDAIRQRRATKQFDTQHVMTLEEKKALLTIALQGAPSAFNLQHWRPLLIEDRAQREKIREAAWGQAQVTDASMLVVLCGDLSSWESQVKNVWAEAAEPVQQFMIPAVDQYYRGKPQVQRDEVMRSSGIFAQTLMLAAKAQGYDSCPMDGFDFDAVGEIINKPAHYQIALMVAIGKAAGQPYPRIGKLPFDDVVKTDRF
- a CDS encoding c-type cytochrome produces the protein MSKMKKIVGWGGFTAIAVVVAGVVASWQPEIAPLAADATHSFSEAQIARGKTLADLGDCAVCHTRSGGERNAGGLAMEIPFGTIYTTNITPDVETGIGSWSYAAFERAMRHGVDRQGRYLYPAFPYTAFTRTRDDDLQALYAYLMSQPPVNSRPPATELHFPFNIRQGIFAWNLLFLTPGAMQEDPAQSAAWNRGAYLAEGLGHCSACHSPRNVLFGEKTGSDHLAGGVAEGWTAPALTGRSPAPLDWTQQDLVDFMRTGYSANHGVAAGPMAPVIEEGLSRLPQADLQAIAVYLRSYHPETAASATAAALNAQAERQVEPLSSQGARLFSGACMACHAQEKGAQMAGVRPSLALNTNLFAEAPDNAIRVVLDGIQRPANAELGYMPGFRHNLDDVQIAILLNYLRQHYAGQAPWPDLAAQVGRLRTETAQK